The nucleotide sequence GGGCATCATGTGTAAAGTCAGAAGACAGGTAAGAAAGCTCTAGCATGTTAATAAAAAGAGGATTCTGTGTTACATAATCCAAAGCATGGTGACAAtgaaactgtttttttgtttgtttgtttgtttgtttttttggtggtggttatctttttgcagtactgggattgaacgcagggtctcaagcatgctaagcaagtactctaccactgggctacatcctcagcccttttttcttttattttaagatagggtctcatgAAATTGCGCAGCACTTGCCTTGATTTTGTAAtacttcagcctcccaactagctgtgattataggtgtgcgccatcaCACCCAGCACGAACCTGGTTTTTATTGAATACAGGTTCTAAAGAAAGCTCTCCTATAGGCAGTAGGTGGAAGGAAGACCTGAATGTGCAGACCACACCCCTAAGAAATTCTGCTCCAAACTGGGAAGCATATAAACAGTCTCCTCAAGTAAAGGGGCCCTCATTCCTTGGGATTAAAAGGGCATAGTTTGTAGACACTTTGAGGTATGATCGTATGGTTCCTCTGAACACTAGGGAGGGGGTCCTTCCCCATCCTGCTCTAGAGTGAGGTGCACTAGTCTGATATGTTTTGGTCCCACACACACCTCTTTAGTGTGCAACTAAGTTTATGAAAAAGAGCAAGCAAGCAGATCCGGGAGAGAGGCTAGTCAAAGGCAGGTGTCCCTAACTATTCCCATGTTGAGATGAAGGGCAGCAGTAGAAAGAATGTGTCCCCTGAATCTGAAGCCCCTCATATACACCTCATAGCAGCTACCatgtctcttttttcccccttgcctCTCCCCTTCTAAGATGATGACCACAGCTCTGCTTGCCTCGCCATATGCAAAGGCTAAGGGATACTGGAAGACAATGCCCTGTGCCCACAAGATCTTTTGgaaaatcccagagacttggaaggctcaggcgggaggatcacaagttcaaggctacctgagcaacatagcaaaaccctgtctcaaaataaaaataaaaatgactggggtataactcagaggtagagctccTCTGGGTCCAaaccccagtaccataaaaaaaaaaaaaaaaaaaaaaaaaaaaaaaaacaggtgcagtggcatatgcttgtaatcccaggagtcaggaggctgaggcaggagaatcccaagttcaaattcaaagccagcctcagccacttggcccctggtaccaaaaaaaagtcttTTGGAAAAACTCTCTTGGACATCTAAATGGCAGGCTGTAGGCTAGAGGAATGACAAAGGAAACCAGAGGAGTCCCACAGGAGTCCCACAAAAAACCCCAATGAGCAAATTTTACCGTGAAATCATACCAGGGCACTTAGGGAAGGGACCAGTCCTAGTTTACTACTATGCCCTCCCTGGGGGTAATAGTCTCTTTCCAAGTTtcccacagaaatagaaaagtagcTCTAAAACAACCCCCGACTCCGTCTGATACCTTGACCAGTGATGACTAACAGAAGAGACAGCAAACATGGTGACCAAAAACTTTCTAAAAACTTCTCCATGAACACCTATAAACATCTATaatcacctactatgtgccaactGAATTTCCCAAAGGTCATGTCAGAAACATCACCTCCAAACAGATCGAGTAGCTAAGGCCCAGAAATGACTACCCAAGGTTAGAAAGCGGTGACAGGCAAAGGCAAGAAGGCAGGGGTCCTCAACTTCAAGGCATCGGCAACCACCGAGAATTTGACTTGAAAAGGCAGTCCCCATGAGGCATGTGCACCAGGCCCTTGTCTGAGGGGGCTCATAGCCCTCTGAGgctccagtctttttttctttctttttttgatactaaGTTTGAAGCTTTTGATACtaagctttaccactgagccacatccccggccttttcattttattttgagatagggcctcactaagttgctcagggctttgctaagttgctgagactggttctgaacttgtgatcctcctgactcagcctccccagttgctgggattacagatgtgaaccTCTGTACCCAGCAAGGCTCTAGTCTTAATCATGACTTTGGGTCAAAAGACTGGATGGGAAGCTGCCTACCTCTCAGGGCAGGGCCTCAAGATTTTCAGACCAAAGTGATTTCTGAGGCCGGGACTACTCACTTGAGAGCCCTGCCTCTGCCAATCTACAACCTCTTCTCCCTTCCCAAATCCTTCTTCAAACTTACCTCTTTGGAAAAGTCCTCCCAGCCTAAACCCTCTACCCCCAACAAATTCCAGGCAATGGGGCTAAGGCAGACTCAAGGGGCCTCAAGATTGAGAAGTCCATCTTCCCAATAACGTTGCCTCCTGGAGGACTTTGGTGGCTTGCTTCCTTCAGTACTCAGAAGTGAGATGAGCACATTTGATCATGCCAGCTGCCTCCCCGATTCTGTCCCCTCTCACCGCATGACAGGATGAAGTTAGGCGAGGTCAGCATGATGAAGGGGAAGGTCTGGAGGAGGCCAAAGTAGACCAGGTTGGTGAAGAGGCCTACGCCAATCATGCTGGTGGGAAATCGCTCAAAGACATAGAGCCCAATCAGCACAGCTGTGGAGAACTGAAAAAAACAGAGGCACGAGATGCAGGAAGCCTTTCCAGGCGAACTGCCCAGGCTCTCTAACCCCAATCAGCTCTGGGCAGCACTAGGTTCATGCTTCAATCTCCTCATATAGTCACAGGCCTGATTTCCCCAGTTAGACTCTAGGCTCCCAAAGGGCAGCTTCTTTAAATGCCATTTCTCAAAACTTTtgtttcagtcttttttctttttgcagtgctggggattgaacccagagcctcacacatgcaaggcaaatgctctaccactgagcgacattcTCAGTCCTTGAAGTTCTTTGACAGCAACCCACAGTAAGAAAAACATTCTATACAGTGACCccaacatacacatacatatatgtgatcAGAACTCAAATTTAATACTagtctttcctattcttttttccctttttttggtgctggagatcaaactcagggcttcaggcatgctatacacactctatcactgagctacacccaaaacccctattccatttttttaaaatgttgatcaCAACCTACTGATTATGTAGCACAATAATGAATCATGCGTGCAGTTGAGAAACATGTTCTGAAGGATGTGTAGTTATCAGTGCTTAACAAGTGACAGTTTGCTGAATGAAGATCTAATTCCTGTACCAACACCCACAAGCTAGGCCTCTGAACTCAGAGTTAATAGCTACAGTCTTTTTCTCACCACTAACTCCAAACCCCAGGCCATGCCCAGAATGGAAGCAGCTGATGACACCAGGAGGTCTGAGTGGCAATGGTCTCTTCCTGTCCAGATGTGCCCTCAATCTCTCCTGCAGCTGGAGGAAATCTGTCTGCAAGCAATCACTCCTGTGGCCTTGACCTCAATGGCAAGGACTGTATCCAGGAAGAGAAGCTTCCcatggggggggaggggggtgtTCTCCCCTTAGGACAAATCACTCAATCCCATTAGAAAGATGGCATTGAACAAGCATTCAAAACTGTCCTTGAGGTTCCTCTAAGTTCTAAACGCTGGGGGCAGAGCAAGAGGCCAAAAACAGTGAAAGACAGCCAAGCAAAGGCAAAGTCACAGGCCTGTCAACAGAGAGTGTCCACTGTGCTGTCACCTTAGGAACAGAGAGCAAGGTCTGCAATGAAATACTGCCACTTGGGGAAGGAGGCCAAGGATGATCTGGGCCCAGGAGTGCAGACCCAAAAGACAGGTCACAagacagggaggcaggaggaatacTCTCTGGAACCAGCAGACAGGACTCTCCTCATCCAAGCCAAACTTTCCCCACTAGCCATATGCGAAGGCTAAGGGATACTTTTGAGCAAGACAAGAGCAAAGGGGAATAGTGGGGAAAGCTGCCACTTACCCAGATCATGTATTTTATGATTCTGCTGGTAGCCACTGTGTATTCTTCTATCAGTTCTGCCAGGTAGTAGAGACCTGCCGCTGGGGTAATGGGGAGAGCGACAAGCAGGGAGAACATCAGCCAGGGTCACTCCTGCCATCCTGGTCATCCCTCTCTCAGCAGCCTGTCCCCCACCAACCCTCACAGACTCTAGAAAGTACAGAACAAATCAAACAACCCACATGTTGCCCTTCCAGGTCTGGAGAGGCAGAACCTTGTTGGGGCAACTAAAGAGAAATCTCGTAAGAATGAATGGAAGCCTGCATTGGATTCCTCAGCACAATGCTAACCTCTGGCCCAGAGAGCATAATTTCATGCACTCATTTAACAAATCCCTTCAGGGCACTCAATATGGGTCAGGTACTAGGCTGATTGCTGACAATATAGCAGAACAAGACAGACAAGAGCCCATTCCCCACCAGTTTGAGGGGAGGTAGGAATAAGTAGGGGCAAAAGTCAGACTATCTCCATGTAAGAAGGATACTTTAGGGCAAAGACAGAGCACAGCTGGATCACCAAATCCCGGAGGGGTTTCCGGAGGAGGTAAGATCTCAATTCACATGGAGTAGGAAGGGGACAGAGGGGACAGTATCAAAGGCGATGAGCAGTGAGTACAAAGGGGCAGAGGCAACAGGATAACAGCAGGTGTCGGGGGAAAGTGGGGCGCGGTGAGCCCGCGAGGGTGGGAGCGGTTAGCGGTTCGCGGGCGCCGGCAGGGCACTTAAATCAGTCTTTTCCCGACACTGCCAGGCGGACTTTGTGACACCTGGCAAGACTCACGGTCAGGCCCGATTGCTGGGCTTAGCGAGAGTGGCAGGACACGGAGGGACGGTAGGGAAGCGGCGAGGGTCGGGGGCGCTGAGCAGGGACCCCCCAACTTGCTCCAGACCCCCCGCGATGCGACCCCTGGCAAGCACAGATGCCGGGGCGGGAGCCCGCACGGGCCAGGGTCGCGCACTCTCACCGACGGCCAGCGTGATGAAGGCCACCTGGATGAAGAGCGACAGCCAGCTCAGCACGTACATGAACCACATGGCGCCCCCACCCCGCCCGCCCCGCGGCCGCCGGGACGGGCCTGCGCGTTTGGGCTCCGGCGACACAGAGcggccgccaccgccgccgcgtCCCCGCCCCGCGGACGGCCGAAGGCTGTGCGCGGCCGCCGAGAGGAGCCCGGCCCGAGCGCCGCCCCGGACCGTGTCTGCACTAGCGCCGCCTGCCGGCTCGGAGGACCAAGCGCTGCTGCCGCGTCGGCGCCGCGCTCGCTCTCAGCCAAGTTTCTCCATCGCAGCCCAGCAGACCATGAGCAGCTGCACGCGCCCGACAGTCGGAGTGCAGGTTGCCCACTGGGTCTTCTCTTAACAGTCGCGGTAACAAGGACAAAGTTACTGATTGCCTAACAAATGCCAGTCTCCATGTTCATGACAGGAATTGATCCAATGACGCGAATCATTTTCTGGATGGAAGTTGGAGTTACCTTTCTCCAGGTCTCACATCTAGGAAGCCACACAGTCAGGAGTTGGAGTGCCTTTAATTGGTCACCCTCAGATCTAACTCGCCCTTTAGAGAGGCTCACTTCTTTTGAGGTAGATTCTGTGTCTTTGTGTCGCCTGCTCCTTGCTCAGTGCTGGGCACGCAGGATGCTCACTAGGCGCTGATTGCGCTTACCATCCTTCTGGGAGGGTTGCTGAAGGAGCTCGAGGAAGGACACAGTTCTTGTTAAGAAGTTCCCCATCTAGTGGCGGAAAGAATTCTGGTATGCTCCTTCTATCAGCATCACATTTTTGatgcattaaaaacaaatacataaaaaacataaaaataaaaacaaatacatagtctgcaaaaaatgaattaaaattaccATAGGATCCATCAATTCCACTTTTGGGTatataagccaaaaaaaaaaaaaaaaagaaagaaagaaagaaagaaagtagagacTTTGTACACCAGTGGCATTCTTCACAGTAGGCAGAAGGTGGAAACACAAATGTTCACTGatggatgaaaggataaagaaaaggtggcatGTATAAACAACAGAATATTCTTTAGtcttaaaaaaaggtaaaattgggctggggatatagctcagttggtagagtgtttgccttgcaaacacaaggccctgggttcaaatccccagcaccggaaaaaaaaaaaaaaaaggtaaaattctgGCTTATGCTACAGTATATGTGAACCTTAAGGCtaaattatgttaagtgaaaaaagccaatttTTGGAAGGCAAACCGTAGCCAAGTATTGTATGATCCACTCATGTGAGCTTCCTGGCATAGTCAAAATTACAAAGACAGCAAATAGAacagtggtttccaggggctggggacagaagCCAATagggagttattgtttaatgggtagaGTTTCTGTTTGGGAAGGAGAACATTCTGGAGATGAACAGTGGTGATGgctaaagaacaataaaaacactTAATACCACTTTAGAAAAAGGTTAAAATTGTAAGTTTTGCATCATGTATAATTTACCATAATAAACATGTTTTCCTAGGAAGAGAAGGGGTGGAGTTCAAATGTGGAGGTGTTCATTCCAGCTGTATGTCTTTTTACATCCTTAAAACTTTGAACTATGTAAATACATCACCTattcataaagtttaaaaatacaaaatgttcatAGTATACTAAACCTATTAGGATGTCTCAAATCCCCTGTCGTTACCCAGACACTTTGTGAGAAAAGCCACTATGTGGTACCTAACAGGGAAGTGGGCTAACCTTGGATCATGTGACCTGGTCATTCCTGATTGGTCCAATAGAGGAGCTTCATGCTCTGATCTTTTCTTCTGGGCAGTTTGTATTTGAGACACAGAAGTATCAGTGAATAGAGGCATGATAAATTCTCAATTGATCTTTAACTCTCTTcagaagtgagaaaataaaaaagtatccTCCATCCCTCTCCGGAAACCTGAGGCTCCAAAGGCTAGGTGCATTTGCCCTAAACCGAGCCAGCCAGCACTGTTATTCTAGATCTGGACGCTTTCACTTCCCCACAGTTTTAGAGTCCAAATTGACCATGGAGAACCAGGTTGAAGGAACCAAATTTCCTCTGAGAGCAAGAAGGGAAAGCCACAATTTCCTGAGAGCCATGAGAAGCAAGCAGGACAAGTGCCGTTCTACTGCTAAGGACAGGGTTCTACTAACAGGACAGGGCAGGGCTCAGGAGGCTCCTTGGGACCATGCCTAACAAGTAGTCAGGTTGGGAACAGCAAGCCCAGGTCTTGcttaacagagagagagagaaaagagcagGAGGGACCCACACTCAATTCAAGGGACTCATTTCAACAATGACGGGGTCTGTCGATTCAGAAGTGACTGACCAGATTGTTAATCTTTGACAGACCCTAGTAACTACACATACtcctttaatttttacattcataCGTTACCAGGTAATATCTGCATGTGTGGGGATCAACTCCCAAAAATCTCATAAGGAAGCCTGAGGAAAGCCACCAACATCAACATCCTCTGGATCTTTTCTTTAGAAATCAATAACTGAATTACTTCTTGGCCTTTTGACTAAGATCAAGGGAAGAAGATAAGACATACTAGCGGTTCCAGGGTTCTTGCTTTGTGCCACCATTCTGAGGGTGAATTAACACATCTAGGATAGGAGATAGTACTGAGGCAGGAGTATAGGGTTAGAAGTTAGTGACAAGAGTCAGGTATGGTGGcttttgcctgtaatcccagcaactccagaggctaaggtaagagaatcacaagtttgaggccagcttggacaagttggggagaccctgtctcaaaattaaaaatgaaaagggtggaggatgtaggtcagtggtagggcacccctgggttcaatccccagtaccaataaaataaaataaaattggtggTGATAAGAAGAAAGGCACTACATGCTTTATGCTTAAGATGAATGATAAAACCCTACACAACTACTTTCATTGTTCAAGAGAGCAACAAGAAATCATCAAACCTAAGGTAAATATGTCTGGCCACAACACCTTGATCTAACTAACTAGGACCCTCATTTAATTGCACTACTGTATTAAAAGACGTGCCCAGGGGGGTAGGCAAAAGAGACCTAACACAATTTTAGGCACATTTTGAAACATGTAAACATTTTTGATGGAGTTTAAATTGGCACAGGTACAATAAGAGATTGACCCATAGCTTatggatatgttaatttttaGCCCCCAAATGCATACATGCTGTTCACCCCTTGATTTCTCTGCTATTCTGCCTATGAGGCAACCACATTTCCTGGATACTCTGCCTATGGTGTAACCACCTTGATAAACTAATTGGTGCAACAATGATTCTTGAGAACCTTCTCTGTCGTAGCCATGTTTGATTTCTATCCTGAATAAGTTTAAAGACCTGCTGAGCTGGTGACAGTACTACCATTGTCTTCATCTTACAGACgagaaacagaggcacagagaggttcaAAGTCACACACCTAGTGCTAAAGGAGGTGTGAATCTGGGAAGCCTGACTTCAGAAACCATGTGACTTTCCTTTGTGTCTTCAAGTCACCAGTCTTTGCAGTCAGGTGATTCTGCCTATCTACTCAACACATGCCTTTTGGGAAGTGAGCTAGGTCCTGTCTTAACTCCATGAAGGATTCCTGGACTCCTGGGCTTAcccttttctccctctgtctTTATCCTTGCAGGAACTAATGAACACTGATGGACTAAGGAGTCCAGTTTTAGCCACTTCTGGTTTGGTCTCCAGTGTCTTCactatttcattttctcacattCCCTCAAAATTCACTGTGTCCAAGGCTTGTATGGGCATTTAGACCAATCTGTGGTCCCAGGGCCCATCCCTGGGGTCTAGACAGACCACAGTCTTGTGGAACAAGACCAAGATCCAGTAGTCAAAAGTTCCCAACACCTGGCTGTGTTGGCTGCTGCCCTCTAGTGGTCATCAGAGGAGCTGACGTGGACCACAGCCAGGCTGGTGACCTCCTGAAAGGAGTTTTGTAGAGATAATTGGGGCCTTACTGCCAGTCTTAGTGAAGGCCAAGTAGGGAGTCCCTGAGAGCACACACATCCAAACACCCACATCACACCCATCACTTACACATTACACACAACTGTGGTCAGGATTCACCTCAGCTTCTGGGCCTCTGCTGCCTCTAGCTAACCAGGTTGAAAATCATGGTTGTTGTGTAGGAGACCCCATCAAGTCAGACACAGGCAGGCAGGCTTGGACACACAGGCCCCTCTCTCCTCCTAATCCCTTCTTCTTGTGTGGTTCTTGCCTAGACCCGACCTTTCTCTGCCAGCTCCCAGGCTTCCTCACAGGAGGTGGGGGTTGGGCAGGAGATTTAAGGGGACATGTTTCCTCCCATCCCACTCCACACCCGATACATACCACGTCACCACAAGATGTCCTCTTTTGAGGTCCCCACATCCTAGAGGGGATTTTTTCCTGTAATGGTCCATGTAGTCAGCAGGTTTGTTTGGTATTCCACAGCAGGTTAGCCAGAACGAAATTCTGCTAAGAGACAAAGTACACACCATGAAAATCAATGAGCGCTGCCATGTCCACAGAATCTGTATGTCTGAGTAGTTTGGCTTCCCGACCTTGTTTCTGCACTATGCCTCTGCCCCCACTCAAGCAGCTGCCCCAAAGTCTGGgtacccctcccccatccctgtcACATGCTTGGGGCCCCAACTCAGGTGTCTGAGTTAAAGAGCTCTCTCTAGTGACAAGTCCTCAAAGGCTCTATTAATTGCCTCAGCTTTATCTTCAGCTAAGCCGCCAGGCCTGAGAGGAGGAATGACGAGAAAGAATCTGATGGGGGATGTAAGACCCCAGCAAATTGTTAAATCAAAGTTCTAGACACTAagagatctctgaaataaaaggaTTTATTGAGCTGTAACAAATGCTAGTCTGGAAGAAAGGGAGAGTCCCGGGATAAATTCCCTAAGCTACCAGCAGCACGGCTAGGTAGCAGTTGGGAAAATGTCCACGAGATCTAAGTCAGagtattttatattgaaaatttggggaaaagaaagaataaattgctTGCTCTGAAACTTCCTTGGCTGTAGATAAGATGGACAGAACAACACGAAGCAAAGTTTTGGGGGAGGCAGTAGGATAGTGTATAAAGAGAACTTGTCACTCCTGGATTGCTTGGGGTTGTAAGCAGAGCATGATGGCACCTTGATTGTCATTCTCATGAGTTTTGTGTCAAGGTTTCAAAATACACTTAGGGAGGTGGAGCAGGATTTTTGCTTGATCTGAAGGAATTAGCCAGATAGTTTCTCTTACCTCTTTTCTCTAGCCTGTAACTACATTTAGGACTTGTCAGAATTTTTCTCTTAccaatattctctctctctctctctctctctctgtctctctctctctcacacacacacacacacacacacacacacacacatacacacacacaccagagctCCTGAGCAGTGCTGTTCAGGTCCCATAGGCTGGTGGGGGGCAGTAGGGTCGGGAGCAGCTGCCCGGTGGAGGTCCAGCTGGCCTGGACTTGGGCCTCCTGGAGACAGCCTTATTAGCCAG is from Sciurus carolinensis chromosome 13, mSciCar1.2, whole genome shotgun sequence and encodes:
- the Tex261 gene encoding protein TEX261, giving the protein MWFMYVLSWLSLFIQVAFITLAVAAGLYYLAELIEEYTVATSRIIKYMIWFSTAVLIGLYVFERFPTSMIGVGLFTNLVYFGLLQTFPFIMLTSPNFILSCGLVVVNHYLAFQFFAEEYYPFSEVLAYFTFCLWIIPFAFFVSLSAGENVLPSTMQPGDDVVSNYFTKGKRGKRLGILVVFSFIKEAILPSRQKIY